In the genome of Anaerolineaceae bacterium oral taxon 439, the window ATTTTATGCACAAGCGTTTTGGAACGTACCTATAGAAAAAACTGCTTATTTTTCTGGCCTGACATCAATTTCAAACCTGTTTCTATCTCCACGATAATGCGAAAATGCATAATCTATGACAATTCCAGCTTCATTTCTGGCAATCGTATTAAAACATAATATGGGGCTATCTACAGCTATTTGAAGAAGCAGGGCATCCTCGCCAGAAGCGTTTTCAGCCGAAACAATCGTCTTTGTCTGCTCGATTCGCGTCATAGGATTATTTTTTAACGTCTCATACAACGATTCAAAACGGAAATCATGGCTTAAAATAAAGCTGCAATATTCAAATGGTAAAAAATTATGGATTGTAACCAACGGTTCATCATCCGCAAATCTCCGCCTGAACATTGATATGATTTTAGTCCCAGCTGATAACCCCATAGAACCTGACAGCTCAGAAGAACCCGGAATGATACTTAGATGAATCAATTCTGTTTTAGAAGTTTTCCCCAGCTGCTTTACTTGCTGATAAAAAGGTTCGAAAGGATGAATATGACTAATCTCTGATTTCGGATAAGTTACGAACGTGCCCTTGCTTGTCCGTCGGTCAAGCCAACCCTCTTGAACCAATTCGGCGATTGCTTGTCGAACTGTAGAGCGACTAATCTGATAAGTTTCCTGAAGTTCAGCTTCCGTCGGAATAATATCTCCCTCTCGATATAATTTGTTCTGAATTTTTTCGAACAAGATACTTTTCAGCTGATAGTATAAAGGGATCGGAATATCGCGATTTAGCTGGTCTTTATCTTTTAGCGAGTCGTTTTCTGTTTTCATTCGCTCAATTTTCACTTAGTAAAAGTTCTTGTATAATCTCATGCCCTTGTTCGCATGAACTAACAATATTTTATCAAGCAATCTCAAACAAGAAACTTGTCATCGCTTTTTTATGAGGTAAGTCACTACAAAAAAATTTGACAGGATAAAAAAACATGAGAAAATATGAACAACACTTTGTACGAACATAATTACAAACGGACAAATACGAGGATGTCATGAAATTTCTCTGTATCGGAATGATGGTATGCGACTATATCATTACTCAAATCCCCATGGAAATAATGTCAATAAACGGAGCCGTAATCCGCGATTTAAAAATTACAGGAGGCGGAGACGCATTAAATGTTGCCGTAGCTCTTTCTCAGTTAGGAGAGCAGGTCGCTATAGCAGGTCGAATCGCAGACGATCTCCCGGGAAAATACCTGCTGGAATACTGCGAGGGAAACAATGTCGGCGTTAACGGCGTAGTTACAGATAAAAATTTTAAAACCGCAACTACCTTCGCTATTGTAGACCCGACGGGCGAAAGACATTTTCTAATTGAGAATAAAATCTACGAGACTTATACGGACAAGATAGCTCCGCTATCAGCAATCGCGGGAAACGACATCATATACATCGGAAGCGCCTTAACGTTCCCGCAAATGGATCAGGGAGGAATTGCGAAGATTTTTTCCCATGCGAAGAACCTTGGAAAAATAACGGCGATGGATGCGGCTATTCACGGACAAACATACAATAAAAATCTTCTCCGCTCTCTTCGGCCGGCGTTAGAAACAACGGATATTTTTCTTCCGAGCCTTGCGGAGATGATTGTCCTGACGAATCAGCGGAATCCTTACAAAATTGCGGATTGCTTTAAAGAATTCGGAATAAAAACGTTGGTGATAAAACTTGGAAAGGATGGATGTTATGTAACTGATTTTAACATGGAAAAAATCATACAGGCTGTTCCTGTTCCTCACGTAATTGACACGACTGGAGCAGGAGATACATTTGTGGCTGGGTTCCTATGTGGATGGGCTCATGGATATAACCCGTTTGATTGCGCAAAAATCGGGAATATCGCCGCATCATACTCTATTCAACAAATCGGTAGCGGAATCGGATTACCGACATTCACCGACCTTGCCAAAAGTTTAATATCTGAATCTTATTAATAGGAGAATCTATGAAATTTGCGCCAATGAAAGAATTATTGTATTTTGCTGAGAAGAAAGGAATCGCGTATGGAGCTTTTGTGACGGTTTCGTATGAGACAGCTTTAGCAGCAATTGAAGCGGGATCGGAATTAAATATTCCCGTAATTTTTATCACAGGAACAGATTGCTGCGATCTGATGGGAGGATTTGAGGCTACCGTTGAAACCGTAAAAAGGGCGGCAGCGCGAGCAACAATCCCGATCGTGCTTCATCTCGATCACGCAAAAACGTTTGAAGACTGCGCGAAAGCGATTAACGCAGGGTATTCGTCCGTTATGATCGATGGATCAGCGCTCCCATTTGCAGAGAATGTCGAATTGACACGAAAGGTTGTAGAACTGGCTCATCCCTTAAGCATCACGGTTGAGGGTGAATTGGGCCGTCTTGTAGGCGAGGAAGGCGATCTCCTTGTGAAAGGACCAGAAGCTGCGCAAACTGATCCGGATGAAGCAAGAGAATTTGTTGCAAAAACTGAAGTTGATTGCCTTGCAGTCAGTATCGGGACGCAGCACGGACAATATACAGCTGAACCAAATCTGAATATCAGAAGATTGAAAGCAATTAAAGAGAAAGTAAACGTTCCGCTCGTTCTTCATGGCGGATCAGGAACTCCGATCGACCAGATTCAGGATTCGATTCGAAACGGAATCCGGAAAATAAACGTTGCTACAGATGTGCTGATTGCGGTCGCCAATTCGTTTGAAGAAATGAAAAGAAATCCGGATTTTAAATACAATACGGCGATGTTCGTTAATTCGAAAGAAGCCGCAAAGCGTCTCATCCTTCTGAAGATGAAACAATTTAGTATGCATTAATTAAATTGGAATTTAAATGAAAGGAATGTAATCATGAAAAGGAGTCTATTCTTCGTTGCAGCTTTCGCGGTGTTGATTGGAATGGCTGCAGCGCCTGTACATGCAGACAAAGACATCAACGCGACCGTCATCTGGAGAGCATTCGACGATCAGTTTCAAAGCGGTTTTCGAATTATCATGGAACATGAGGCCGAAAAAATTGATGGAATAACGCTGGAAATGCAAGATGGCGAGAATGACGTCTCAAAAACTACGAATAAACTTGAGGCGGCGTTGACAAAAGGAGCAGATGCAATTGCCGTTTGTGCGCCGGATCGCTTATGTACAGCCGAATTAATGAAGAAAGCTGATGCAGAGAATGTTCCTGTCGTCTTTTT includes:
- a CDS encoding ketose-bisphosphate aldolase, which gives rise to MKFAPMKELLYFAEKKGIAYGAFVTVSYETALAAIEAGSELNIPVIFITGTDCCDLMGGFEATVETVKRAAARATIPIVLHLDHAKTFEDCAKAINAGYSSVMIDGSALPFAENVELTRKVVELAHPLSITVEGELGRLVGEEGDLLVKGPEAAQTDPDEAREFVAKTEVDCLAVSIGTQHGQYTAEPNLNIRRLKAIKEKVNVPLVLHGGSGTPIDQIQDSIRNGIRKINVATDVLIAVANSFEEMKRNPDFKYNTAMFVNSKEAAKRLILLKMKQFSMH